One Planctomycetia bacterium DNA window includes the following coding sequences:
- a CDS encoding neutral/alkaline non-lysosomal ceramidase N-terminal domain-containing protein, with amino-acid sequence MLIAPLAFVGLLFCNTPLRAELQVGFAEREITPDISKPVYIAGYGQNRVATAVHDPLFARAVVLDDGERKIALVCVDLVGLQLPEVRRIRAELKDFAYVMVSSTHNHEGPDVIGIWGPSPVTSGVDQKYLSQVVATCAAAVEDAAKNLAPADAYFGTAKDHSLLRDSRQPVVYDDIVRVLRFNKPGTQEPFGILVQINNHPESLGSDNTQITADFPHATVAALKEKYHCQVAYFTGTVGGLMSNPPEIPGPDGKPMHDENFEFAEYYGRQFAKIAAQAIDSATLTELTPFAVAAKTITAPLENPGYQMARKIGVLPRAGRVWTGDFETVGDLAADDTPADKLAIETEIACLRLGEVHVACIPGEIYPELVYGQYQDPVDPGADYPDAALEPHVMQTLPGEKKMLIGLANDEIGYIIPRRQWDHIPPFAYGRDKSQYGEINSCGSEIAPILMKALENRVRELK; translated from the coding sequence ATGTTGATTGCCCCTCTGGCCTTCGTTGGTTTGTTGTTCTGCAATACGCCGCTTCGCGCCGAGCTCCAAGTCGGTTTCGCTGAGCGCGAGATCACGCCGGACATTTCCAAGCCGGTCTACATCGCCGGGTATGGGCAGAACCGCGTGGCGACGGCGGTTCACGATCCTCTGTTTGCTCGCGCGGTCGTGCTCGACGACGGGGAACGCAAGATCGCGCTCGTGTGCGTCGACTTGGTGGGCCTGCAACTTCCCGAGGTGCGGCGGATTCGGGCGGAGTTGAAGGACTTCGCCTACGTGATGGTTTCCAGCACGCATAATCACGAAGGTCCGGACGTGATCGGCATTTGGGGACCGTCGCCGGTGACGAGCGGCGTCGATCAAAAATATCTTTCGCAGGTCGTCGCGACCTGTGCGGCGGCCGTAGAAGATGCCGCAAAGAACTTGGCGCCCGCCGACGCCTACTTCGGCACGGCCAAGGATCATTCCCTGTTGCGCGATTCGCGGCAACCGGTCGTCTACGACGACATCGTTCGAGTGCTCCGCTTCAACAAACCTGGCACACAAGAACCGTTTGGCATTCTGGTGCAGATCAACAATCATCCGGAATCGCTCGGCAGCGACAACACGCAAATCACCGCCGACTTTCCGCACGCCACGGTCGCGGCGCTCAAGGAAAAGTATCATTGCCAGGTCGCCTATTTCACCGGCACGGTCGGAGGGTTGATGAGCAACCCGCCGGAAATTCCGGGCCCCGACGGCAAACCGATGCACGACGAGAACTTCGAGTTCGCCGAATACTACGGTCGCCAATTCGCCAAGATCGCCGCACAAGCGATTGATAGCGCGACGTTGACAGAACTAACGCCCTTCGCCGTCGCCGCGAAGACGATCACCGCGCCGCTGGAAAACCCCGGCTATCAGATGGCCCGCAAGATCGGCGTATTGCCGCGAGCCGGACGTGTCTGGACCGGTGATTTCGAAACGGTCGGCGACCTGGCCGCTGACGATACGCCCGCCGACAAGCTCGCGATCGAAACCGAAATCGCCTGCCTGCGATTGGGTGAAGTTCACGTGGCTTGTATCCCCGGGGAGATCTATCCCGAGTTGGTTTATGGTCAGTATCAGGATCCTGTCGATCCCGGCGCCGACTACCCCGATGCGGCGTTGGAACCGCATGTAATGCAAACCTTGCCTGGCGAAAAGAAGATGCTGATCGGCCTCGCCAACGACGAGATCGGCTACATCATCCCGCGCCGGCAATGGGATCACATCCCGCCGTTCGCGTACGGCCGCGATAAATCGCAATACGGCGAAATCAACAGTTGCGGTTCGGAAATCGCGCCGATCCTGATGAAGGCCCTCGAAAACCGCGTCCGGGAATTGAAGTAA
- a CDS encoding NUDIX domain-containing protein, which translates to MPEELVDIINDAGETIRVEPRSVMRRERLPHRCVYILMFSTRGEIFVHQRTATKDIYPSYWDLAAGGVLSSGETFDEGAARECQEELGVATPLTYLFPFNFADERTIVQARVYRGEHDGPFRLQPEEVVQGEFVASDMLAKLIDTRPFCPDGLQVWQRYKQV; encoded by the coding sequence GTGCCCGAAGAACTGGTCGACATCATCAACGACGCCGGGGAAACGATTCGCGTCGAACCGCGTTCGGTAATGCGCCGCGAGCGGCTGCCGCATCGCTGCGTCTACATCCTGATGTTCAGCACGCGCGGCGAAATCTTCGTGCATCAGCGCACGGCGACGAAAGATATCTATCCCAGTTACTGGGACCTCGCGGCCGGCGGCGTATTGTCCTCCGGAGAAACCTTCGACGAAGGCGCCGCGCGCGAATGCCAAGAGGAATTGGGTGTCGCGACGCCGCTGACGTACTTGTTTCCGTTTAACTTCGCGGACGAACGCACCATCGTGCAAGCGCGAGTCTATCGCGGCGAACATGACGGTCCGTTTCGCTTGCAGCCGGAAGAAGTCGTGCAAGGCGAATTCGTAGCGTCCGACATGCTGGCGAAACTGATCGACACGCGCCCGTTCTGCCCCGACGGTCTGCAAGTCTGGCAGCGTTACAAGCAAGTTTAA
- a CDS encoding Rrf2 family transcriptional regulator: MISQTVEYALRASVLLADDSAGARTVDEIAEVTRVPKAYLSKVMQSLQRAGLVTSQRGLHGGFRLAKRPEEISILEVVNAVEKLQRIRTCPLGLASHGVRLCPLHKRLDDAMAMVERAFESSTLAEVIADPSESVPLCDFPRKAPAADESAIKN; encoded by the coding sequence GTGATCTCCCAAACCGTTGAGTACGCCCTCAGGGCATCCGTATTACTGGCCGACGATTCGGCCGGCGCTCGCACCGTGGACGAAATCGCCGAGGTCACGCGAGTCCCCAAGGCCTACCTATCCAAGGTGATGCAAAGTCTGCAGCGAGCAGGACTTGTGACTTCCCAGCGAGGGCTCCACGGTGGCTTTCGGCTGGCGAAACGGCCGGAGGAAATCTCCATCCTGGAAGTGGTCAACGCTGTCGAGAAGCTGCAGCGCATCCGGACCTGCCCGCTGGGCCTGGCATCCCATGGCGTGCGGCTTTGTCCGCTGCACAAGCGGCTCGACGACGCCATGGCAATGGTGGAACGGGCGTTCGAGTCCTCGACCCTGGCCGAGGTCATCGCCGATCCCTCGGAAAGCGTGCCGTTGTGCGACTTTCCACGTAAAGCCCCGGCCGCCGACGAAAGCGCGATCAAAAACTAA
- a CDS encoding protoglobin family protein — protein sequence MRHIDEPRLESDLAYRFAYVTEFMGLNGADIKAIHASAAHLAPVVASLVDAVYDKLATYDATWRHFVPRQSGFEGGVPESVEALTMDHEQIQFRKAHLQRYLVKLVTGAYDDAMVGYLDLVGKMHTPGQGSQAINVPLVQMNALLGFVADALNATIFSLGLSREDETRTIRAFSKLLWVQNDLINRHYQASQPSSHAGNGADRIAVSV from the coding sequence ATGCGGCATATCGACGAACCTCGGCTGGAATCCGATCTCGCTTATCGTTTCGCGTACGTCACCGAATTCATGGGCTTGAACGGCGCCGATATCAAGGCGATCCACGCCTCGGCCGCGCACCTGGCGCCGGTCGTCGCGTCGCTTGTCGACGCTGTCTACGACAAACTCGCAACTTACGACGCCACCTGGCGGCACTTCGTCCCGCGTCAGTCCGGCTTTGAAGGAGGCGTCCCCGAGAGCGTCGAAGCCCTGACGATGGACCACGAGCAGATTCAGTTCCGCAAGGCCCACTTGCAGCGCTACCTGGTTAAATTGGTCACCGGCGCCTATGACGACGCCATGGTCGGTTACCTCGACCTGGTCGGCAAGATGCACACGCCCGGCCAAGGGAGCCAGGCGATCAACGTGCCGCTCGTGCAGATGAACGCTCTCTTGGGTTTCGTGGCGGATGCGCTGAACGCAACGATCTTCAGCCTCGGCCTCAGCCGCGAAGACGAAACGCGCACGATCCGCGCCTTCAGCAAGTTGCTGTGGGTGCAAAACGATTTGATCAACCGCCACTACCAGGCATCCCAGCCATCGTCGCACGCGGGGAACGGTGCGGACCGCATCGCCGTGTCGGTGTAA
- a CDS encoding PDZ domain-containing protein, with the protein MKPLLLSIGLALLIAPSARSNEPAVDGIALAARIRELDADDYFVREQASAALVEAGPVAIPLLVEAARAPELETSARAISVLGQLALSTDVATADAAEQALDGLAESGEPRIVGRAKTALRGRMEMRRDAALARLEELGATVPMQGADLISVQISGETWKGTDEDLQLLRWFPEMTALVCDGVTLGDEAFAFFGPRTQLRHLRLLNTKLTDAGFAHVKQLPNLLYLQAENVPLTDASMSVVSAHPRLELLNLRNNAITDAGLAHIVALKDLETLQLEGLAISDAGLKPLSELTGLKSLELKKLPVTGAGLAPLVALKSLETVRLDGLDIHDDGMQLFAGLNTLMGVELKHLPITSAGLKHVESLPRLRMLYVKYCPVDDTCLAKLGENPNLSMLSLYGTEVTMAAADAFIAAHSTVRVDHRQGGFLGVIGTESPLGCELQDVQPGMAAAEAGFHVDDLITHYNGAPVGNFEQLRAMIRTMKAGEKAEVRAQRNGEEFVKTVTLGEEN; encoded by the coding sequence ATGAAACCGTTATTGTTGAGCATTGGGCTGGCGTTGCTGATCGCGCCAAGTGCGCGCTCGAATGAACCTGCCGTTGATGGGATCGCCCTCGCCGCGCGGATTCGCGAGTTGGACGCCGATGACTATTTCGTGCGGGAGCAAGCCAGCGCCGCGTTAGTCGAGGCCGGGCCGGTGGCGATTCCATTGCTGGTCGAAGCGGCGCGCGCGCCGGAACTGGAAACCAGCGCGCGGGCGATTTCGGTCCTCGGGCAATTGGCGCTATCCACGGACGTGGCGACGGCCGATGCCGCGGAACAGGCGCTCGACGGCCTCGCGGAATCGGGGGAGCCACGAATCGTGGGCCGCGCGAAGACGGCCTTGCGCGGCCGCATGGAAATGCGGCGCGACGCTGCGCTCGCGCGCTTGGAAGAACTCGGCGCGACGGTCCCGATGCAGGGAGCCGATTTGATCTCGGTGCAAATTTCCGGAGAAACCTGGAAAGGAACGGACGAAGACCTCCAGTTGCTGCGTTGGTTCCCCGAGATGACCGCACTCGTTTGCGACGGCGTGACGTTGGGCGACGAGGCGTTCGCGTTTTTCGGCCCGCGAACGCAGCTGCGCCACTTGAGGCTGTTGAACACGAAACTCACGGACGCCGGCTTTGCTCACGTCAAGCAACTGCCGAATCTGCTTTATCTCCAGGCGGAAAACGTGCCGTTGACGGACGCATCGATGTCCGTCGTCTCGGCTCATCCGCGACTCGAGTTGCTGAACCTCCGCAACAACGCCATCACCGACGCCGGCCTGGCGCACATCGTGGCGCTCAAGGATTTGGAGACGCTCCAACTTGAGGGCCTGGCCATCAGTGACGCAGGACTCAAACCACTCAGCGAATTGACCGGTCTGAAAAGTCTGGAACTCAAGAAACTGCCCGTCACCGGCGCCGGACTGGCTCCATTGGTTGCCTTGAAGAGTTTGGAAACCGTCCGATTGGACGGCCTCGACATTCACGACGACGGGATGCAACTGTTTGCGGGGCTGAACACCTTGATGGGCGTAGAACTCAAGCACTTGCCGATTACCAGCGCCGGGTTGAAGCACGTGGAATCGCTGCCGCGGCTGCGGATGCTTTATGTGAAATACTGCCCGGTGGATGATACCTGTTTGGCCAAACTCGGTGAGAACCCCAACTTAAGCATGCTCAGCTTGTACGGCACCGAAGTGACGATGGCAGCGGCCGACGCCTTCATCGCCGCACACTCGACGGTGCGCGTGGACCATCGCCAGGGTGGTTTCCTGGGCGTGATCGGCACCGAAAGTCCGCTCGGTTGCGAACTGCAAGATGTCCAGCCAGGCATGGCGGCGGCCGAAGCCGGCTTCCACGTGGACGATTTAATCACGCACTACAACGGCGCGCCGGTCGGCAACTTTGAGCAGCTGCGGGCCATGATCCGCACCATGAAAGCCGGCGAAAAGGCGGAGGTTCGCGCACAGCGAAACGGCGAGGAATTTGTGAAGACCGTGACGCTGGGCGAAGAGAATTAA
- a CDS encoding ATP-binding protein: MPSLFVIRGVDQGSKFELRTPSVTLGREPNNPIQLHDTEVSRRHVELRLVDGRYTLVDLNSSNGTYVNGRRAELHTLVNGDQIQLGASLLLYTGAPDETTGAAAQQVDIVAKADAKDQSRILRSMTQEEGSRIFDLALDAPGDPWVARVRANLQVMYRTALAVSRTLDIDQLLARIMELIFEWVEPDRGCIMLYNPDIHQLEPKVRRTRPGIRPDERISISRTILDYVIQHREGVLTSDAQDDSRWDNAASIMQAGIREAICVPMQGRYDIVGVIYIDTSLAPRQVLQAAAGSKFSAEHLKLMVAIGHQAALAVEDTRYYSAMVQAERLAAVGQTIATLSHHIKNILQGIGGGSYLIEMGLSDHDESLTRKGWDIVERNQTRISTLVMDMLTFSKDREPELIAADLNKTIGEVVELMNVRAGELGVTIEYRPDPRIETLTFDPEGIHRATLNVVTNAIDACDKREDGVVIVRTELAQPEALVRIIVEDNGAGIPPEEMQNIFTLFVSHKGGRGTGLGLPVSQKILKEHGGAILCDSTVGQGSRFTLEFPSNLPKPPGPGTTMPAVGMIDPDELEASEPAEQI, encoded by the coding sequence GTGCCGTCGTTATTCGTGATCCGAGGCGTCGATCAAGGCTCGAAATTCGAGCTGCGCACCCCCTCGGTCACGCTTGGTCGCGAGCCGAACAACCCAATCCAGCTCCACGACACCGAAGTTTCGCGCCGGCACGTCGAACTGCGGTTGGTCGACGGCCGCTACACGCTGGTCGATCTGAATAGCTCCAACGGCACGTACGTCAACGGCCGCCGCGCGGAGCTGCACACGTTGGTCAACGGCGACCAGATTCAACTCGGCGCATCGCTGCTGCTGTATACCGGCGCGCCGGATGAAACGACCGGGGCCGCCGCGCAACAGGTCGATATCGTCGCCAAGGCGGACGCCAAGGATCAGTCGCGAATTCTGCGCTCGATGACCCAGGAAGAGGGGAGCCGCATCTTCGACCTGGCCCTCGACGCGCCGGGCGATCCCTGGGTGGCCCGCGTCCGCGCGAACTTGCAGGTCATGTACCGCACCGCGCTCGCGGTCAGCCGGACGCTCGATATCGATCAACTCCTGGCGCGGATCATGGAGCTGATCTTCGAGTGGGTGGAGCCGGACCGCGGTTGCATCATGCTCTACAACCCGGACATCCACCAGCTCGAACCCAAGGTGCGGCGGACGCGCCCAGGCATCCGTCCGGACGAGCGGATCAGCATCAGCCGGACGATTCTCGACTACGTCATCCAGCACCGCGAAGGGGTGCTCACCAGTGACGCGCAGGACGACTCGCGCTGGGACAACGCGGCCAGCATCATGCAGGCCGGCATCCGCGAGGCGATCTGCGTTCCCATGCAGGGGCGCTACGACATCGTCGGTGTGATCTACATCGATACCTCGCTGGCGCCGCGACAGGTCTTACAGGCCGCTGCGGGCAGTAAGTTTTCGGCCGAGCACCTAAAGCTAATGGTAGCCATTGGGCATCAAGCGGCGTTAGCGGTCGAGGACACGCGCTACTATAGCGCAATGGTCCAGGCGGAGCGTCTGGCCGCCGTCGGACAGACGATCGCCACGTTGTCCCATCACATCAAAAACATCCTGCAAGGCATCGGCGGCGGCAGTTACCTGATCGAGATGGGCCTGTCCGACCACGACGAATCGCTCACCCGCAAGGGCTGGGACATCGTCGAGCGCAACCAGACTCGGATCTCAACGCTGGTGATGGACATGCTGACGTTCAGCAAGGACCGGGAACCGGAGTTGATCGCGGCGGATTTGAACAAGACGATCGGCGAAGTCGTGGAGTTGATGAACGTCCGCGCCGGCGAATTGGGCGTAACGATCGAATACCGCCCGGACCCGCGGATCGAGACGTTGACCTTCGACCCGGAAGGAATTCATCGCGCGACCTTGAACGTGGTGACGAACGCCATCGACGCCTGCGACAAACGCGAAGACGGCGTCGTGATTGTCCGCACGGAGCTGGCGCAGCCCGAGGCGCTGGTGCGGATCATCGTCGAAGACAACGGCGCCGGCATCCCGCCGGAGGAAATGCAAAACATCTTCACGCTGTTCGTTTCGCACAAAGGGGGCCGCGGCACCGGCCTGGGGCTGCCGGTAAGCCAGAAGATTTTGAAGGAACACGGCGGCGCGATTCTCTGCGACAGCACCGTCGGCCAAGGCAGCCGATTCACTCTGGAGTTCCCTTCGAACCTGCCCAAGCCCCCCGGGCCCGGTACGACGATGCCAGCGGTGGGGATGATCGATCCGGACGAACTGGAAGCAAGCGAGCCGGCGGAGCAAATTTAG
- a CDS encoding M20/M25/M40 family metallo-hydrolase → MASVTQAETTPEAPAPSAEDRVRASVTFLASDEQEGRGVGTEGLNRAADYIAQQFTALGLNTSLYDGTPFQPFEIVTGAELGETQRLAWIPPTTASNAAPIELKFDQDFTPLALGGSAKLDLPLVFVGYGITAKEHNYDDYAGVDVNGKAVIILRHEPQQANPHSVFNGTDDSPFAALTRKISNAYEHGAAAVIFCTDDFALRNDVREGMNRIQTAVDDLRKAEDAFQALESPSPVQVQEFHGQVEKLSTRLSELAKEAAAERDTLLHFQHGGQPGPGREIPVLHGTRRALDPVITAACGKTLAALEAEMDAGPAPRSRELNGWKVQGETQVHRTNVPVKNVVAVLEGEGPHADETIIIGAHYDHLGFGGEGSFVPHSQEIHNGADDNASGTAALLEVARLLATRPEKLGRRVVFIAFTGEERGLFGSAQYVRQPLFPLENTVAMLNMDMVGRLRDDKLIIQGVDTSPEFGVIIDKLNESAKFQLTKQPGGNGPSDHASFYPQNIPVMHFFTDLHDDYHRPSDDIDKVNFAGAERVAQMVAASAAEIAALDVRPGYIAVAPTFSIQPGRGGDRPYFGSVPDFAQAQPGYALSGVTKGGPAEKAGLLAGDVIIKLGESKIGNLDDFDSALRKFQAGDKAPVVVRRGEQELTFEVELEKPR, encoded by the coding sequence TTGGCTTCCGTAACGCAAGCCGAAACCACGCCGGAGGCCCCGGCCCCGTCCGCAGAAGACCGCGTGCGGGCTTCAGTGACGTTTCTGGCGTCCGACGAACAGGAGGGGCGTGGCGTCGGCACCGAAGGGCTTAACCGTGCCGCCGACTACATCGCACAGCAATTCACCGCACTCGGCTTGAACACGTCCCTTTACGACGGCACGCCGTTTCAGCCGTTCGAGATCGTCACCGGCGCGGAACTGGGTGAAACGCAACGGCTGGCCTGGATTCCGCCAACGACCGCGAGCAACGCCGCCCCGATCGAATTGAAATTCGACCAGGATTTCACGCCGCTGGCCCTCGGCGGCTCGGCGAAGCTCGACCTGCCGTTGGTGTTCGTCGGGTACGGCATCACGGCCAAGGAACACAACTACGACGACTACGCCGGCGTCGACGTCAACGGCAAGGCCGTCATTATTCTCCGGCATGAACCGCAACAGGCGAACCCGCACAGCGTTTTCAACGGCACGGACGATTCCCCATTTGCCGCGCTGACGCGGAAGATCTCGAATGCCTACGAACATGGCGCCGCGGCGGTGATCTTCTGCACGGACGATTTCGCTTTACGAAACGATGTCCGCGAAGGAATGAATCGCATCCAGACCGCGGTGGATGATTTGCGCAAGGCGGAAGACGCCTTCCAAGCGCTGGAGTCTCCGTCGCCGGTGCAAGTCCAGGAGTTTCACGGCCAGGTAGAAAAACTGAGCACACGCCTCAGCGAGTTGGCCAAGGAAGCCGCCGCCGAGCGAGATACGTTGCTCCACTTTCAACACGGCGGACAGCCGGGCCCGGGACGCGAAATCCCGGTATTGCATGGCACGCGCCGCGCGCTTGACCCGGTTATCACCGCCGCTTGCGGGAAGACGTTGGCGGCGCTGGAAGCGGAGATGGACGCCGGCCCCGCACCGCGCAGCCGTGAATTAAACGGCTGGAAGGTGCAAGGCGAAACCCAGGTTCACCGCACGAATGTGCCGGTCAAGAACGTGGTCGCCGTCCTGGAAGGCGAAGGCCCGCACGCCGATGAGACGATCATCATCGGCGCACATTACGATCACCTGGGCTTCGGCGGCGAAGGCTCGTTCGTGCCGCATTCGCAGGAAATCCATAACGGCGCGGACGACAACGCCTCGGGCACGGCGGCGCTGTTGGAAGTCGCGCGGTTGCTCGCAACGCGGCCGGAGAAATTGGGACGTCGCGTCGTGTTCATCGCCTTCACCGGCGAGGAGCGCGGCCTGTTCGGGAGCGCTCAGTACGTGCGGCAACCGCTGTTTCCGCTCGAAAACACGGTGGCAATGCTCAACATGGACATGGTCGGCCGCCTGCGCGACGACAAGTTGATCATCCAGGGCGTCGACACGTCGCCGGAATTCGGCGTGATTATCGACAAGCTCAATGAGTCGGCGAAATTCCAGCTCACCAAACAGCCCGGCGGCAACGGACCCAGCGACCACGCCTCGTTCTACCCGCAGAACATCCCGGTGATGCACTTCTTCACCGACCTGCATGACGACTACCATCGGCCCAGCGACGACATCGATAAAGTCAACTTCGCTGGCGCGGAGCGTGTGGCGCAAATGGTCGCCGCTTCGGCGGCCGAAATCGCCGCACTCGACGTTCGTCCCGGATACATCGCCGTCGCTCCGACGTTTTCGATCCAGCCGGGCCGCGGTGGCGACCGCCCTTACTTCGGCAGCGTCCCTGATTTCGCGCAAGCTCAGCCCGGCTATGCCCTCAGCGGCGTCACGAAAGGCGGGCCCGCGGAGAAGGCCGGCCTGCTGGCGGGCGATGTGATTATCAAGCTGGGTGAAAGCAAGATTGGCAACCTCGACGACTTCGATAGCGCCTTGCGCAAATTCCAGGCGGGCGACAAAGCGCCAGTCGTGGTGCGTCGCGGCGAGCAGGAACTCACGTTTGAAGTGGAGTTGGAAAAGCCCCGGTAA
- a CDS encoding serine/threonine-protein kinase, with product MSPAVDRLADSVAVQRQQAPAARCVGPWQLCRLVGEGEFTRVYSARLAQLVNVAPGHAVKLLRVDKAGGRSLLEREARAAAAASHPNLVAVFAAQLQIEPAYLVMPLLSGATLADRLAQGQQFSLPAGLAILRQIAGALAALAAKGYRHGDVKPGNMMVSPTGHATLIDLGFACQRDEEPGIDSRQWLGTPQYAAPERFRSRAGVDPQSDVYSLGITLYRLFAGRLPFNNATLSELASQHVHGAMPDLGAERPDLPRELIALSRRLLSKDPLRRPTPAELVEELVRWEIDRFVDRGIVQRG from the coding sequence ATGTCTCCAGCCGTCGATCGACTCGCCGACTCCGTCGCAGTTCAGCGCCAACAGGCGCCAGCCGCACGTTGCGTCGGACCTTGGCAGTTGTGCCGGTTGGTGGGCGAGGGGGAATTCACCCGCGTTTACAGCGCGCGACTTGCGCAACTCGTCAATGTCGCCCCTGGTCACGCGGTGAAGTTACTCCGCGTCGACAAAGCTGGCGGCCGTTCTTTGCTGGAACGCGAAGCCCGCGCGGCGGCGGCAGCGAGTCACCCCAATCTCGTGGCGGTGTTCGCGGCGCAATTGCAGATCGAGCCGGCGTACTTGGTGATGCCGCTGTTGTCCGGCGCTACGCTGGCGGATCGGCTGGCCCAGGGACAGCAATTCTCGCTGCCCGCGGGGCTGGCCATCCTCCGGCAGATCGCCGGCGCGCTGGCCGCCCTGGCGGCCAAGGGCTATCGGCATGGCGACGTGAAACCTGGCAACATGATGGTTTCCCCGACGGGCCATGCCACGCTGATTGATCTGGGCTTCGCCTGCCAGCGCGACGAGGAGCCAGGCATTGATTCGCGGCAATGGCTGGGCACGCCCCAATATGCCGCTCCGGAGCGATTCAGGTCGCGCGCCGGCGTCGACCCGCAGAGCGACGTCTATAGCTTGGGGATCACCCTGTATCGCCTGTTCGCGGGGCGACTTCCGTTCAACAACGCGACACTCTCCGAACTGGCCTCTCAGCACGTGCATGGGGCGATGCCGGACCTCGGCGCAGAGCGGCCGGACCTGCCGCGGGAATTGATCGCGCTTTCGCGGCGCTTGTTATCGAAGGATCCCCTGCGACGACCCACGCCGGCCGAACTGGTCGAGGAACTGGTTCGCTGGGAAATCGACCGCTTTGTCGATCGGGGCATCGTGCAACGCGGCTAG
- a CDS encoding substrate-binding domain-containing protein: MIDRRNWLAGCGALVAGCVILSGCGQGGSKTDGGAAQSSTSGSGETRRVIILTNGDDPFWDAMRAGMQDAEKELDLAKAGLKAELDKNDGTDKGQADKLQQYANQTDIAAVAISVIDAKNVAVAEGMRKLQAQGIKVLTVDSDVDRDRSRDARFAYLGTDNIEGGRELGKAAKGLRPEGKYVCFVGHKSAANAIERITGFAEGAGEKFAAAEDTLGDEMDLSVADRNVRDALERHADLNVLVGIWAYNANAISSTVKDRNVKDKTTVVVFDAAPKAITHMEAGLIDAMVVQNPYQMGFDATKLMKAMIEDDQTTIKSMLPDGDVIVTGLKVVVPDESSPLKKDMFSAGTEFLTLKEFKAWLDAKHLAGS; encoded by the coding sequence ATGATTGATCGTCGAAATTGGTTGGCGGGCTGCGGCGCGCTGGTGGCTGGCTGCGTGATCCTTTCCGGCTGCGGCCAAGGCGGCTCGAAGACGGATGGGGGCGCTGCGCAATCGTCGACTTCCGGCAGCGGCGAAACGCGGCGCGTGATCATCCTGACCAACGGCGACGATCCGTTCTGGGACGCGATGCGGGCCGGCATGCAGGACGCTGAAAAGGAACTCGACCTCGCCAAAGCGGGATTGAAAGCCGAGCTCGACAAGAACGACGGCACCGACAAAGGCCAGGCCGACAAGCTGCAGCAATACGCCAATCAGACCGACATCGCCGCCGTGGCAATCTCCGTCATCGACGCCAAGAACGTCGCCGTCGCCGAGGGGATGCGTAAGCTGCAAGCGCAAGGCATCAAAGTGCTGACGGTCGACTCCGATGTGGATCGTGATCGCTCGCGTGACGCGCGGTTCGCCTATCTCGGCACCGACAACATTGAAGGGGGCCGCGAGCTCGGCAAGGCCGCCAAGGGGCTGCGTCCCGAGGGCAAGTACGTCTGCTTCGTCGGCCACAAAAGCGCCGCCAACGCAATTGAGCGCATTACCGGTTTCGCCGAAGGGGCCGGCGAGAAGTTCGCCGCCGCCGAAGACACGCTGGGCGACGAAATGGATCTTTCGGTCGCCGACAGAAACGTCCGCGACGCCCTGGAACGCCACGCCGACTTGAACGTGCTCGTCGGCATCTGGGCCTACAACGCCAACGCCATCTCCTCAACGGTCAAGGACCGCAACGTCAAGGACAAAACCACGGTCGTCGTCTTCGACGCCGCCCCCAAAGCGATCACACACATGGAGGCCGGGCTGATCGACGCGATGGTCGTCCAGAACCCGTATCAGATGGGCTTCGACGCCACGAAGCTGATGAAGGCCATGATCGAGGACGATCAAACCACGATCAAGTCGATGCTCCCGGACGGCGACGTGATCGTCACCGGACTCAAAGTCGTCGTACCGGACGAATCCTCGCCACTGAAAAAAGATATGTTCTCCGCCGGCACGGAATTCCTGACCCTCAAAGAATTCAAAGCCTGGCTCGACGCGAAACACCTGGCCGGGTCATAG